ATTatagacatatttaaaatttaatcaacatATTTTAGATATGTTCTAAGTTAAATCCAAATAATATTTAACATCCAAGTTGAAAACTAGGTTAATGCAATGGGTATTATTGACATAATActgataaaatgaaattttatttaaaaaatatattgaaagttCAATTACATCATTTTAAAGTTGAGGAATTAATTTagaatttgaattatattttgagGGTGTATAATGTAattaaccaaaacaaaaacttcCGGAAAAAGAATCGCCAAGCTGGAAGGCTCATGAAGTTCTCGATGGAACCGCATTGCACAGGAACAAAACCCACTTTACATCCGGCTAGAGGTGTTTATGGGCCGAGTCGGGCTGGGCCCAAAAATTTTGACCTGCGTCATAGGCCTAGACCCGGTCCGGGAAAAGATTCTTAAGCCTGAGCATAGTCCGATCCggtctattttttttaaaaacaccaaaaatttattttaaaaataaaaataaataaaaaaatattttaaaatattttaaaattaaaaaaaataaaactatatatttattatatttgggcCGGGTTGGGCCGatccgggccaaaaaagtggggtctcttttttttttcaaactcatatttcggacctatatttttaACCGAATACTCCTATATTTCGAGCGGGCCGACGTGAGCACCTCTACATCCGGCTCCGCGGTGAAAGCCAAAAGAACAGATGCAGTTTCATAGCGCCACGTCATATATTTTTTGCACCATGAAAACaatacaaaagaaagaaagaaaggccaATTGCCCGCTTGTTATTTCtacaaactttcaaaaaatttaggGATCAATCAACCTAAATTCTCTTAGTATCCATTTTTTGGTGCGAAATTTGTTtcgaggaaaaagagaaaaaaatcaaattacaaaaTGAATATCTTCAGATTTGCAGGTGACATGACTCATTTGATCAGCATCTTAGTGCTGCTCCTCAAAATCTACGCTACCAAATCTTGCTCAGGTAACTTTTCCGCTATTTCCATTTCCGTTTGGTTCTCGAGAAACCGCTAAGATGTAATTTTGGCTTAACTTGAAGTGTTCGAGTAGTTTTTAACTgtaattttagtttgtttttcTCCTCCTGTGATCTCTCATTCTATGCGCTAACAAAGGGAAAATTAACGTCATTTTTATTCTTACTTTTTGCCGTTTGGTTGCTTAGTAACTGAATTTATTGAGTTTTTGTCTACTAATTCGATCTGTCTTCGTTTCTTTCCTAATGTATTGAAAATTGTTAAAGGTGCAGagcttcctcttttctttattttgctatttgatttTGCTTGTTTATTTTTAGGTATTTCGCTGAAGACGCAGGAGCTATATGCGCTAGTATTTTTGACCCGCTACTTGGATCTATTCACGGATTTTATATCTGTGTACAATACCATCATGAAGCTGGTCTTTATTGCCAGCTCTCTCGCCATTGTTTGGTGTATGAGAATGCACCGAGTCGTGAGGCGTTCCTATGACAAGGACCTCGATACATTTCGTCATTATTTCCTCATTTTGGCTAGCCTCATTTTGGCGCTTTTGGTACACGAGAAGTTCACCTTTCAGGAGGTGATTTCATTGAATTTTTAGTGCTTTAGAAAGCTTGATTTTATGAATGTGAATATTGATAATTCGGTACTGCTTTATACTACTACTCAGTAATGCTACCTTTTAGAGCTAGTTCCAGACTAGGTAACTTCTCAAGTTCTAATTATACAAGCTGAAAGCAAAGCAAACGACCTGGAGTACTCAGATAAAATCatgatatattttttctttttgcattctGCTGATTCTGGTTCTCCTTATTTGCTATGATAATAAAATGAGCATTTTTGGTTTGATCAACAATGTTTGATTGAGGTATGAAACATATATTACCTGCATTGGTGTCAATTTGTGAACTAGCTTGGTCTTCCTCTCTGTTTTTCTGatcttttgaattatttatttatacagCTCGACCATCATCTTTTTCCTGTCATAGTGTCATCGGTGAAAACAGTGCTGTCTGTTGATACTTAATATAAGTATTTCCTTTTTGGAAGTTCTTCAGAACTGAGTAGAACTATCACCCTTACTATGGGCAAGAACCCATTCAAATTAGTAATTTCATTGGATTCATCCCCTGTGGCCTTTGTCTTATTCTTCCTTTTACCGTTTACAGTATAAGGAAGTGTTTTAATGGTTTTCTTTTGCTTCATCTTGTAATTGCATAATTTCTCTCTCTAAATTTTAATAGTTGTACTTCAAAAGCCTGCATTAGTTCTATTCACATATATGTTCTCTCATCTTTTGCCTGTAAATGTTTGTtgatttgatttctttctttcattttgtttATCTCTAGCTTCTTAGTCTAATTACACACTCTGAGATATTTACTGGATTCTCtatccaaaaaaaagaaaaagaatcactCATTTTCTAAACATATGAACTTTTAAGGTTTCCCCTTTTTGATGGTGGTTCAATTAGTTATTTCATATTGTTAGCCAATTTCTCTGTTCCCTGTGGGTTCATTACTGCAATCTGATTTGATAATAAGTTTTATTCATTGCAGATCTTTTGGGCATTTTCAATCTACTTGGAAGCTCTTGCCATTCTTCCTCAGTTAGTTTTGCTACAACGAAGTGGGAATGTGGATAATTTAACTGGGCAATATGTCTTCTTTTTAGGGTATGCTTAGTCTGCATTCATACACAATTAGTAGAACACATATCTGATGTGACTAAAGCCTCTTGAACATAAAACAGTATGACAAAAACAT
The genomic region above belongs to Gossypium hirsutum isolate 1008001.06 chromosome D05, Gossypium_hirsutum_v2.1, whole genome shotgun sequence and contains:
- the LOC107905830 gene encoding ER lumen protein-retaining receptor A yields the protein MNIFRFAGDMTHLISILVLLLKIYATKSCSGISLKTQELYALVFLTRYLDLFTDFISVYNTIMKLVFIASSLAIVWCMRMHRVVRRSYDKDLDTFRHYFLILASLILALLVHEKFTFQEIFWAFSIYLEALAILPQLVLLQRSGNVDNLTGQYVFFLGAYRAFYILNWIYRYFTEQRFSRWIACVSGIIQTALYADFFYYYFISWKNNAKLQLPA